The Comamonas sp. lk genome contains the following window.
CGAGCGTTTTGAACCAAACTTGGCTTCGTCCTTGAGCAATTACGCAAGCCACTTGTCCGAAGTCGAAGACACCACGCAGGCCCTGGACTTTGCCAAGCAGGCTTTGGATATTCATCAACGGCTTGCCAAAGATAAACCCGAGCGTTTTGAACCAAACTTGGCTTCGTCCTTGTTAAATTACGCAAATCACTTGTCGGATTTCGGAGACGCCATACAGGCCATAGAATTTTCCAGGCAGGCTTTGGATATTCATCAACGGCTTACCAAAGATAATCCAGAGCGTTTTGAAGCAGCCTTGGCTTCATCCTTTGGCAATTACGCAAATCATTTGTCGTACGTCGGAGAAACCACCCAGGCTCTGGACTTTTCCAAGCTCGCTTTTGATATTCGTAAACGGCTTGCCAAAGATAATCCAGAACGTTTTGAACCAGATTTAGCAAAATCCTTGAACAATTACGCAAATCACTTATCGGACATCGGAGACATCACGCAGGCGCTGGACTTTTCCAAGCAGGCTTTGCTTATTTACGAGCGGCTTGCCAACGTACACCGCGCCAAGTTCGCAGCTGACGCGCTTAATTCTCAGCTCACTGTCACATTATTAACATGGCTAGTTGACGGAAGAAATTTGCTTGCGCCATCCAGCGAGCCATGCAACGCTGAAGAGCCCTACCTTATGCGACCTGCTCGCTTTTACCAATTTATGCTACTAGCACTCGGAAGACAGGAACCCTCTGAGATCGCCAGTTCAATGGACGCTGTGTGGGACAGTTGGAATGCGATGTCTAAATCCCAGCAAACACACTGCGATTCACAATACCTCGTCATTTGCGCATATGCACAAGCCAATGCTTGCCTTGACTCAAGGTTTAGCAACTGGCCGCAGCAATTGGAAGCGTTCGATCGGCGGCGAAACGACAAGCGTCCACAGTGGATGGCACAAGTGGCGAAACGCAAATCCTTTGCTATCGGTGTCGAGCATACAAATTAAAAAAGCCGCGCAGTCCTTCCAGAATCTGCACAACCCGCTACTGAATCAGTAGCATTCTCAGGTGATTGACCTACTTACTTGCGTGCAGGAACCGTGCGCCACTTCCGCCGCCATGCCGATGGTCTTGCCAAGGGTTGGGTGGGGGTGGATGGTCTTGCCGATGTCCACGGTGTCAGCGCCCATTTCGATGGCCAGCATGATTTCACCCATCATGTCGTCACCGCTGCTGCACACCCTTCCCAGCCCGCCACTCCCTATGCCGCAAGCCATAGCGCGCCAGCACGCCTTCGAGCAGGCAGCGCAGCTCGTCCAGAAACAGCATCAAAACCATCACCTCCAACGAAAAAGGCAGCCCGTAGGCTGCCTTTGTTTGAAGCAAGCCCGAACAAACGTTCAGGCCTGATCGCTACACTTACTTACTTACTTGCGCTGTGGTGGCACGTCCGTGCAAGAACCGTGAGCCACTTCCGCCGCCATGCCGATGGACTCGCCAAGGGTTGGGTGGGGGTGGATAGTCTTGCCGATGTCCACGGTGTCAGCCCCCATTTCGATGGCCAGAGCCACTTCGCCGATCATGTCGCCAGCGTGTGTGCCGACCATGCCGCCGCCCAGAATACGGCCGTGGCCGTGGGCTTCAGGGGAGTCGTCAAACAGCAGCTTGGTCACGCCTTCATCGCGGCCGTTGGCAATGGCGCGGCCGGAGGCAGCCCATGGGAACAGGCCCTTCTTGACCTTGATGCCTTGTGCCTTGGCCTGGTCTTCGGTCAGACCCACCCATGCCACTTCGGGGTCGGTGTAAGCCACGGACGGGATCACGCGGGCGTTGAAGGCGGCGGCTGCCAGTTCCTTGTTTCCTTGCAGTTCACCGGCGATGACTTCAGCGGCCACATGGGCTTCGTGCACGGCCTTGTGTGCCAGCATGGGCTGACCCACGATGTCGCCGATGGCGAAGATGTTGGGCACGTTGGTGCGCATCTGGATATCGACGTCGATAAAGCCGCGGTCGGTCACGGCCACGCCGGCCTTTTCGGCGCTGATCTTCTTGCCATTGGGCGTGCGGCCCACGGCTTGCAGAACCAGGTCGTAGGTCTGGGGTTCTGGCACGGTGATGCCGTCCTTGGCAGGAGCGAACGAGACCTTGATGCCTTCGGGCGTAGCTTCGGCACCCACGGTCTTGGTGTTGACCATGATGTTGTCGAAACGCGGCGCGTTCATCTTTTGCCAGATCTTGACCAGATCGCGGTCAGCGCCTTGCATCAGGCCGTCCATCATTTCCACCACGTCCAGGCGTGCGCCCAGCGTGGAGTAGACGGTGCCCATTTCCAGGCCGATGATGCCGCCGCCCAAGATCAGCATGCGCTTGGGCACTTCCTTCAGATCCAGCGCACCGGTGGAATCGACCACGCGGGGGTCCTTGGGCATGAAGGGCAGGTGCACGGCTTGCGAGCCGGCAGCAATGATGGCGTTCTTGAACTGAACGATCTTCTTGCTGCCGGTCTTTTCCTGTGCGTCGCCCGTGGTTTCATCCACTTCGATGTGGTTGGCAGACACGAAGTTGCCGTAGCCGCGCACGATGGTGACCTTGCGCATCTTGGCCATCTGGCCCAGACCGCCGGTCAGCTTGCCGATGACCTTTTCTTTGTGGCCGCGCAGCTGGTCGATGTTCACTTCGGGAGCGGCAAACTTCACGCCGGCCACTTCCAGGTGCTTGACTTCGTCCATCACGGCTGCCACGTGCAGCAACGCCTTGGATGGGATGCAACCCACGTTCAGGCACACGCCGCCCAGCGTCTTGTAACGCTCGACCAGCACGACCTTCAGACCCAGGTCGGCCGCACGGAAGGCTGCGGAGTAACCGCCAGGGCCGCCGCCGATGACCACCACGTCACAGTCGAAATCGACCGTGCCGCTGAAGTTGCTGGCCACGGGAGCGGGAGCTGCGGCAACAGGGGCTGCCACGGGTGCGGGAGCTTGCGCTGCGGGTGCAGGGGCAGCTGCTGCAGGAGCGGCAGCACCGGCTGCGGCTTCCAGCGAGATGATGACCGAGCCTTCGGCAACCTTGTCGCCGACCTTGACCAGGATGGCCTTGACCACACCAGCGTGGCTGGAGGGGATCTCCATGGAGGCCTTGTCGGACTCCACGGTCAACAGCGATTGGTCCACAGCCACGGTGTCACCGGGCTGAACCAGCAGTTCGATCACGCCCACTTCGGCGAAGTCGCCAATGTTGGGTACCTTGATATCGATGAGGCTCATATGCGCTCCTATCTTGGTTTTTGTCTCTGTGCGGCCTGAAGCATTCAGGCTGCTGCAAATGATTTTTTCGGTCCAGGCTTGAGCAGCGCATTGCCCTGTTCCTTCGCGCCCCGCTCACCGGCAACGGCCTCTTTGGGCTTGCAGAAGAGTGATGGGGTGAAGCGGCTCGGCTCCAGCGCTCATCCAGCGAGGCCACGCGCATGCATCAATGGCTGCTGCCCAGGCTTTTATCTCGATCACAAGGCTGATACGCAAGCGCGCAAGCAGTTTAAAAACAGGAGCTGCTTGCGCTTGATGGATATGCGCTACAGGCCGATTTCTTTCGAAACCGGCCTGCCCGGCTGCTACTTAGAGCAGGATGCGGCGGTAGTCGGCCAGCACAGCGCCCAGATAGGCGTTGAAGCGGGCGGCCAGCGCGCCGTCGATGACGCGGTGGTCGTACGACAGGCTCAGAGGCAGCATCAGGCGGGGCACAAATTGCTTGCCATCCCACACCGGGGTCATCTGGCCCTTGGACAGGCCCAGAATTGCCACTTCAGGCGCGTTCACGATAGGCGTGAAGTTGGTGCCACCAATGCCTCCCAGCGACGAGATGGACATGCAACCGCCTTGCATATCGGCAGCGCCCAGCTTGCCGTCGCGGGCCTTCTTGGCCAGCTCGCCCATTTCCTGGCTGATCTGCATGATGCCCTTCTTGTCGGCATCCTTGAGCACGGGCACAACGAGACCGTTGGGCGTGTCAGCGGCAAAACCGATGTTGAAGTACTGCTTGTAGACCAGGGTGTCGCCGTCCAGCGAAGCGTTGAACTCAGGGAACTTCTTGAGTGCAGCCACCAGTGCCTTGATGACGAAGGCCAGCATGGTGACCTTGACATCGCTCTTGGCCTTTGCGCTTTCGGCATTGGTCGAGACGCGGAAGGCTTCCAGATCAGTGATGTCGGCCAGGTCATTGTTGGTGACGTGGGGGATCATCACCCAGTTGCGGTGCAGGTTGGCGCCCGAGATCTTCTTGATGCGCGACAGATCCTTGCGTTCCACCGGGCCGAACTTGGCGAAGTCGATCTTGGGCCAGGCCAGCACTTCCAGGCCGCCGACGTTGCCGCCGGACGAAGCCTTGGGAGCCGCTGCCTGTTGCGCCAGGGTCTGCACAGCACCGGCCATCACCGACTTGGTGAAGGCTTGCACGTCGTCAGCCGTGATGCGACCCTTCTGACCCGAACCCTTGACTTCAGCCAGAGGCACACCCAGTTCGCGAGCGAACTTGCGCACCGAAGGCGAGGCGTGTGGCAGTTGGCCCGAAGGCGCCACCGTGGGGTTGTGGGCGGGTGCAGCAGCAGCCACTGCAGGAGCAGCCACGGGAGCGGCAGCCTGGGCGGGAGCCGCCACAGGGGCGGCAACCGGAGCTGCTGCCTGGGCAGGAGTGGAGACGGGAGCCGCTGCAGCCGCAGCGCCTTGCACCGTGATCTGGCCCACGACATCACCGATGTTGACGGTGTCGCCCACCTTGATGGTCAGCGCCGTGATGGTGCCAGCCGTTGGCGATGGGATTTCCATCGAGGCCTTGTCGGACTCCACGGTGAACAGCGATTGCTCCACGGTCACGGTGTCACCCACCTTGACCAGCATTTCAATCACAGCCACGTCCTTGAAGTCACCGATGTCGGGGATCTTCAGGTCCACAGTGGACGATGCAGCAGGCGCAGCAGCGACCGGTGCAGCAGCTACAGGAGCGGCGGCCACGGGTGCAGGTGCAGCAGCCACGGGGGCCGCAGCGGCTGGAGCGGGTGCGGGAGCCGCTTCCGCGGTTTCCAGCACCACGATCACGGAGCCTTCCTTGACCTTGTCGCCCAAAGCAACCTTGATCTCCTTGACCACGCCAGCGTGGCTGGAAGGGATTTCCATGGAAGCCTTGTCGGATTCCACGGTCAGCAGCGACTGCTCGACCTTGATGGTGTCACCCACCTTGACCAGCACTTCGATCACGCCGACTTCGGAGAAGTCGCCGATATCGGGGACTTTGATTTCTGTCAATGCCATGTTGAGTGTCTCCCGTTTTTAGGCGTGCAGCGGGTTGATCTTGTCGGTGTTGATACCGTACTTCTTGATCGCTTCGGCCACGGTGGTGGCGTTGATCTTGCCTTCATCGGCCAGGCCGCGCAGTGCAGCGATGACGATGTAGTGGCGGTTGATTTCGAAGTGCTCGCGCAGCTTGGCACGGAAGTCCGAACGACCGAAACCATCGGTACCCAGCACCTTGTAGGTGCGGCCCTTGGGCATGTAAGGACGGATCTGCTCGGCGTAGGCCTTCATGTAATCGGTCGAAGCAACGACTGGACCGGGGTGGGCCGCCAGTTGCTGTGCCACGAATGGAACCTTGGCGGCTTCCAGTGGGTGCAGCATGTTGAAGCGATCGGCTTCCTGGCCTTCGCGGGTCAGTTCGTTGAACGATGGGCAGCTCCACACGTCGGCGGCAACACCCCAGTCCTTTTCCAGCAGCTCTTGTGCAAAGAAGGATTCGCGCAGGATGGTGCCCGAGCCCAGCAGTTGCACGCGCAGTCCGCTCTCCGGCACCTTCTGGCCAGGCTTGACCATGTACATGCCCTTGAGGATCTGCTCTTCCGTGCCTTCGGCGAGGCCGGGCATGGGGTAGTTTTCGTTCAGCAGCGTGATGTAGTAGAAGATGTTTTCCTGGTTCTGCACCATGCGGCGCAGACCGTCCTGCATGATCACGGCCACTTCGTGAGCGAAGGTGGGGTCGTAAGTCACACAGTTAGGAATGGTGTTGGCCAGGATGTGGCTGTGACCGTCTTCGTGCTGCAGGCCTTCGCCGTTCAGCGTGGTGCGACCCGAAGTGCCGCCCAGCAGGAAGCCGCGTGCTTGCAGATCGCCTGCAGCCCAGGCCAGATCGCCGATGCGCTGGAAGCCGAACATCGAGTAGTACACATAGAACGGGATCATGACCCGGTTGCTATGGCTGTAGCTGGTGGCCGCAGCGATCCAGCTGGACATGCCGCCGGCTTCGTTGATGCCTTCCTGCAGGATCTGGCCGGCCTTGTCCTCGCGGTAGTACATCACCTGGTCCTTGTCGACCGGGGTGTATTGCTGACCGTGGGGGTTGTAGATACCGACTTGGCGGAACAGGCCTTCCATACCGAAGGTACGGGCTTCGTCCACCAGGATGGGCACCACGCGGGGGCCGATGTTCTTGTCGCGCAGCAGCTGCGTCAGGAAACGCACATAGGCCTGGGTCGTGGAGATCTCACGGCCTTCAGGTGTGGGCTCCAGAATGGCCTTGAAGGTATCCAGCGTAGGCGCGGTGAACTGCTCGTCGGCCTGTTGGCGACGGTGAGGCAGGTAACCACCCAGGGCCTTGCGGCGCTCGTGCAGATACTTCATTTCCGGCGTGTCGTCGGCCGGCTTGTAGAAGGGGATGTCCGCGATCTGGCTGTCGGGGATTGGAATGTTGAAACGGTCGCGGAAGGCCTTGATGTCCTCGTCGCTCAGCTTCTTGGTCTGGTGAACGTTGTTCTTGCCTTCGCCGACCTTGCCCATGCCAAAGCCCTTGACGGTCTTGACCAGCAGCACGGTGGGTTGACCCTTGTGGGTATTGGCAGCCGCAAAGGCAGCGTAGACCTTTTGCGAATCGTGGCCGCCGCGGCGCAGATTCCAGATCTCGTCGTCGCTCATGTGCTCGACCATCTTCAGCGCACGAGGATCGCGGCCGAAGAAGTTCTTGCGAACGTAAGCACCATCGTTGGCCTTCATCGCCTGATAGTCACCGTCGTTGCACTCCATCATGATCTTCTTGAGCACGCCGTCTTTGTCCTTGGCCAGCAGCTCGTCCCAGCCCTTGCCCCACAGCAGCTTGATGACGTTCCAGCCAGCGCCGCGGAATTCGCCTTCCAGCTCCTGGATGATCTTGCCGTTGCCGCGCACCGGGCCGTCCAGACGCTGCAGATTGCAGTTGATCACGAAGACCAGGTTGTCCAGGTTTTCGCGTGCGGCCAGGCCGATGGCGCCCAGGGATTCGACTTCGTCCATTTCACCGTCGCCGCAGAACACCCAGACCTTGCGGTTTTCGGTGTTGGCAATGCCACGGGCGTGCAGGTACTTCAGGAAACGTGCCTGGTAGATGGCCATCAGCGGGCCCAGGCCCATGGACACCGTAGGGAACTGCCAGAAGTCGGGCATCAGCTTGGGGTGGGGGTAGCTCGACAGACCCTTGCCGTCCACTTCCTGGCGGAAGTTCAGCAGCTGCTCTTCGGAGATACGACCTTCCAGGTAAGCGCGGGCGTAAATGCCGGGCGATACGTGACCCTGGATGTACAGGCAGTCACCACCGTGGTTTTCGTTCTCGGCGTGCCAGAAGTGGTTGAAGCCGGCGGCAAACATATTGGCCAGCGAAGCGAAGGAGCCGATGTGGCCGCCCAGATCACCACCTTCGGGGGGGTGCACGCGGTTGGCCTTGACCACCATGGCCATGGCGTTCCAGCGCATGTAGGCGCGCAGACGGCCTTCGATTTCGAGGTTGCCTGGGCACTTGGCCTCGTGGTCGGTCTCGATGGTGTTCACATAGCCGGTGTTGGCCGAGAAAGGCATGTCCACGCTGTTTTGGCGTGCATGCTCAAGCAGATCTTCGATCAGCTTGTGTGCGTAGTCGGCACCTTCACGGTCGATCACGGCCGAGAGGGCATCCATCCACTCTCGCGATTCTTGTTGGTCCAGGCCAGCGGGCATGCCAGCGCCTTGTGGGTCAGTCTGAGCTGTCATTGAGTGTCTCCTTCGAGAGGGGGTAGCTTTCAGAGCCAGCGACAGTGTTCACGCCAGGCGTGGCCACTATCTGCAAGCTCTCGATCCGAATCCATGAATGCGGTGGCGGTGCGCCGTAATGAGAAGTTTGAAAGCTCGCTACGCGCAAACTTTGTACCACTCCAGCTCTTCCACACTAAATCGCTATCACTTTTTCGATGCGGGCAGAGTTTCGCACATTTTTTTCAAATTTCAAATAGCGCATTCTGATTTTATAATATGAAATTATGCTGCAAATGCACATACAGGAAGAAGGGCTTCAAACGACATTTGGGCGACAAAAATAGTCGCCTAAATCGCACGGTCTCTCACCTACACTTCGGGGATGCAATCAAGCCCTAACGCGCCTGAAAAACAGGCACAGATCCGCGACGACACCATCGCCGCACCGGTGCGCTGGTGGCGCAGCTGGTGGCGCAGCCTCTCCCCGACTCGCCAGGACCGCTTTGCCGCTCTGGCCCCGCTGGCCGCAGTGCTGATGTTCATGGCAGCCATCACGGCCTCCTTCTGGTACCTGCGCACAGAAGAAGTGGAGCGTGAACAGGACGCCTTGCGCCGCGATGTGGAATATGCACAGCAGCGGGTGCGCCTGCGTCTGCTCGAGCGCCAGGAACAGCTGATGCGCATGGCCCGCGACATGGGCACGCGCGATCTGAAGAAAGCCGACTTCTCGGCCCGCGCCGAAGCGCTGATCAGCCAGTACCCGGAGCTGCAATCTGTCACCCTGGTGGACGACAGGCGAAAAGTGCTGGAAAGCCAGTCCGCGCCCACGGTCAGCACGGATCAGCAGCATGTGCTAGGAGAAACCCTAGGAAGCGGCGAAACCGGTGCGGCCATCCAGCAGGCCCGCGAGATGCTGCAGCCCATTTATGTTCAGCAACCCGCCAGCAAGGGGGAGATGGCACCGCTGCTGCAGCTGCATGTACCGATTTTGAGCAACAACCGCTATGTGGGCGAGCTGCTGGGCGAGTTCTCGGTAGACAGTCTGCTGCGCTACGGCACGCCCACCGAGATCATGGCGCGCTACGCAGTGACCATGCTTGACAGCCAGGGGCAGGTGCTGGCCGGCACGCCACTGATGCCGCGCAAAACGCCCACCGAGCTGCTGCGCTGGCGCGGCGTGGCCAACGAGGAAAAGCTGGCCGTCGCCCCCGTGGGCAACAGCCTGATGCTGCGCGCCCAGGCTTACCGCACCTCGCTGGGTGTGGTGGGCTCTGGCCTGTTCTGGCTGGTGGGTACGCTGAGCGCCATGACGGCCTGGATGCTGCTGGCCACCTGGCGCCACACCCGGCGCCGCCAGCGCGCGCAGGAAGCCCTGGTAGCCGAAACCAATTTCCGCCGCGCCATGGAAAACTCCGTGCTCACCGGCATGCGCGCCCTCGATCTGCAAGGCCGCATCACCTATGTGAACGCCGCGTTTTGCCAGATGACGGGCTGGAGCGAGCAGGACCTGGTGGGCCAGGTGCCGCCCTACCCTTACTGGCCGGACAACGACTACGACAATCTGCATTCACAGCTGCGCGAAGAGCTCTCGGGCAAGACCATCGTGGGCGGCTTTCAGGTACGCGTGCAGCGCAAGAACGGCACACAGTTCGATGCGCGCCTGTATGTCTCGCCGCTGATCGATGCCCACGGCCAGCACACGGGCTGGATGTCGTCCATGACGGACATTACCGAGCCCAACCGCATTCGCGCCCAGCTTTCAGCCTCTTATGAGCG
Protein-coding sequences here:
- the lpdA gene encoding dihydrolipoyl dehydrogenase — encoded protein: MSLIDIKVPNIGDFAEVGVIELLVQPGDTVAVDQSLLTVESDKASMEIPSSHAGVVKAILVKVGDKVAEGSVIISLEAAAGAAAPAAAAPAPAAQAPAPVAAPVAAAPAPVASNFSGTVDFDCDVVVIGGGPGGYSAAFRAADLGLKVVLVERYKTLGGVCLNVGCIPSKALLHVAAVMDEVKHLEVAGVKFAAPEVNIDQLRGHKEKVIGKLTGGLGQMAKMRKVTIVRGYGNFVSANHIEVDETTGDAQEKTGSKKIVQFKNAIIAAGSQAVHLPFMPKDPRVVDSTGALDLKEVPKRMLILGGGIIGLEMGTVYSTLGARLDVVEMMDGLMQGADRDLVKIWQKMNAPRFDNIMVNTKTVGAEATPEGIKVSFAPAKDGITVPEPQTYDLVLQAVGRTPNGKKISAEKAGVAVTDRGFIDVDIQMRTNVPNIFAIGDIVGQPMLAHKAVHEAHVAAEVIAGELQGNKELAAAAFNARVIPSVAYTDPEVAWVGLTEDQAKAQGIKVKKGLFPWAASGRAIANGRDEGVTKLLFDDSPEAHGHGRILGGGMVGTHAGDMIGEVALAIEMGADTVDIGKTIHPHPTLGESIGMAAEVAHGSCTDVPPQRK
- the aceF gene encoding dihydrolipoyllysine-residue acetyltransferase, with protein sequence MALTEIKVPDIGDFSEVGVIEVLVKVGDTIKVEQSLLTVESDKASMEIPSSHAGVVKEIKVALGDKVKEGSVIVVLETAEAAPAPAPAAAAPVAAAPAPVAAAPVAAAPVAAAPAASSTVDLKIPDIGDFKDVAVIEMLVKVGDTVTVEQSLFTVESDKASMEIPSPTAGTITALTIKVGDTVNIGDVVGQITVQGAAAAAAPVSTPAQAAAPVAAPVAAPAQAAAPVAAPAVAAAAPAHNPTVAPSGQLPHASPSVRKFARELGVPLAEVKGSGQKGRITADDVQAFTKSVMAGAVQTLAQQAAAPKASSGGNVGGLEVLAWPKIDFAKFGPVERKDLSRIKKISGANLHRNWVMIPHVTNNDLADITDLEAFRVSTNAESAKAKSDVKVTMLAFVIKALVAALKKFPEFNASLDGDTLVYKQYFNIGFAADTPNGLVVPVLKDADKKGIMQISQEMGELAKKARDGKLGAADMQGGCMSISSLGGIGGTNFTPIVNAPEVAILGLSKGQMTPVWDGKQFVPRLMLPLSLSYDHRVIDGALAARFNAYLGAVLADYRRILL
- a CDS encoding PAS domain S-box protein, whose translation is MQSSPNAPEKQAQIRDDTIAAPVRWWRSWWRSLSPTRQDRFAALAPLAAVLMFMAAITASFWYLRTEEVEREQDALRRDVEYAQQRVRLRLLERQEQLMRMARDMGTRDLKKADFSARAEALISQYPELQSVTLVDDRRKVLESQSAPTVSTDQQHVLGETLGSGETGAAIQQAREMLQPIYVQQPASKGEMAPLLQLHVPILSNNRYVGELLGEFSVDSLLRYGTPTEIMARYAVTMLDSQGQVLAGTPLMPRKTPTELLRWRGVANEEKLAVAPVGNSLMLRAQAYRTSLGVVGSGLFWLVGTLSAMTAWMLLATWRHTRRRQRAQEALVAETNFRRAMENSVLTGMRALDLQGRITYVNAAFCQMTGWSEQDLVGQVPPYPYWPDNDYDNLHSQLREELSGKTIVGGFQVRVQRKNGTQFDARLYVSPLIDAHGQHTGWMSSMTDITEPNRIRAQLSASYERFTIVLEALDASVSVAPLGSAELLFANKLYRQWFGSQTDGHLQLVAQAGKLPIRHQPEMEDEDGLMGLPTATLTAARANNAEIFLPDLGKWLEVRSRYLSWVDGRLAQMVIATDITQRRLAEDQAAAQAEKAQSASRLITMGEMASSVAHELNQPLTAINNYSSGMLTRLEKGTLTPEQMKFALEKTAHQAQRAGQIIQRIRSFVKKSEPNRTLAQVSDMVNEAIELAGIELRRRNVQLSAHVAERLPRVMADTILIEQVLINLMKNSAESIDYSDRPTGQRRVELRVRPQLFEGQNGVEFSVEDTGKGMPPEVLEHLFEAFFSTKSEGMGIGLNLCRSIVESHHGRMRAENLYNGSEVTGCRFSFWLPLATGVETTTPTETSEPT
- the aceE gene encoding pyruvate dehydrogenase (acetyl-transferring), homodimeric type translates to MTAQTDPQGAGMPAGLDQQESREWMDALSAVIDREGADYAHKLIEDLLEHARQNSVDMPFSANTGYVNTIETDHEAKCPGNLEIEGRLRAYMRWNAMAMVVKANRVHPPEGGDLGGHIGSFASLANMFAAGFNHFWHAENENHGGDCLYIQGHVSPGIYARAYLEGRISEEQLLNFRQEVDGKGLSSYPHPKLMPDFWQFPTVSMGLGPLMAIYQARFLKYLHARGIANTENRKVWVFCGDGEMDEVESLGAIGLAARENLDNLVFVINCNLQRLDGPVRGNGKIIQELEGEFRGAGWNVIKLLWGKGWDELLAKDKDGVLKKIMMECNDGDYQAMKANDGAYVRKNFFGRDPRALKMVEHMSDDEIWNLRRGGHDSQKVYAAFAAANTHKGQPTVLLVKTVKGFGMGKVGEGKNNVHQTKKLSDEDIKAFRDRFNIPIPDSQIADIPFYKPADDTPEMKYLHERRKALGGYLPHRRQQADEQFTAPTLDTFKAILEPTPEGREISTTQAYVRFLTQLLRDKNIGPRVVPILVDEARTFGMEGLFRQVGIYNPHGQQYTPVDKDQVMYYREDKAGQILQEGINEAGGMSSWIAAATSYSHSNRVMIPFYVYYSMFGFQRIGDLAWAAGDLQARGFLLGGTSGRTTLNGEGLQHEDGHSHILANTIPNCVTYDPTFAHEVAVIMQDGLRRMVQNQENIFYYITLLNENYPMPGLAEGTEEQILKGMYMVKPGQKVPESGLRVQLLGSGTILRESFFAQELLEKDWGVAADVWSCPSFNELTREGQEADRFNMLHPLEAAKVPFVAQQLAAHPGPVVASTDYMKAYAEQIRPYMPKGRTYKVLGTDGFGRSDFRAKLREHFEINRHYIVIAALRGLADEGKINATTVAEAIKKYGINTDKINPLHA